A single genomic interval of Anopheles darlingi chromosome X, idAnoDarlMG_H_01, whole genome shotgun sequence harbors:
- the LOC125957862 gene encoding uncharacterized protein LOC125957862: MVSGSDGTGQPSIRLGFEQLRAILARFEYFQYWTDEQVRECCILARVVQFAPQQTITLESALPCVHLVLSGQCMLLQYLRVRRPGRGAERFQLVPDTGTQPQPRTPTSSPSNERLDGEEKDDADELQTEIRRWHETFRARTATTDRSDREEQEEHFHESQLESGDQTISFLRTPPPEQQIVAHLLDVGTLRVGAVFGLGERHPDRTIVARTRTQCLLIPRCWLLLKRQNIGNTWCRLRMYLDGAIPTRDALFEQFRRDRAWQRYRRRLVREAPKRPSRTRSADVPVMCRIAEATLQ; encoded by the exons ATGGTCAGTGGAAGTGACGGTACTGGGCAACCCTCGATCCGGCTAGGGTTCGAGCAGCTGCGTGCAATTCTGGCGCGGTTCGAGTACTTCCAATACTGGACGGATGAACAG GTCCGGGAATGCTGCATACTGGCCCGAGTGGTCCAGTTCGCACCTCAGCAGACGATAACGCTCGAGAGCGCGCTACCCTGCGTTCACCTCGTACTGAGCGGTCAgtgtatgctgctgcagtaTCTGCGCGTCCGGCGCCCAGGACGAGGTGCCGAGCGGTTCCAGCTCGTACCGGACACCGGTACGCAGCCTCAGCCCCGTACACCGACGTCGTCGCCCTCGAACGAACGGCTGGATGGtgaggagaaggatgatgctgatgagctaCAGACCGAGATACGGCGCTGGCACGAAACGTTCCGTGCTAGAACGGCCACAACTGACAGAAGCGAcagggaggagcaggaggagcattTCCACGAGTCGCAGTTGGAGTCGGGCGATCAGACCATTTCCTTCCTGCGT ACACCACCGCCGGAGCAGCAGATTGTCGCTCACCTGCTGGACGTGGGCACGTTGCGCGTCGGTGCGGTGTTCGGGTTGGGCGAGCGGCACCCGGACCGGACGATCGTCGCCCGGACTCGCACCCAGTGTCTGCTGATACCGCGCTGCTGGCTACTGCTGAAGCGCCAGAACATTGGCAACACCTGGTGCCGGCTGCGGATGTACCTGGACGGGGCGATCCCGACCCGGGACGCCCTGTTCGAGCAGTTCCGGCGGGACCGGGCCTGGCAGCGGTACCGGCGCCGGCTCGTACGGGAGGCACCGAAACGGCCGAGCCGGACACGGTCCGCCGACGTGCCGGTCATGTGCCGGATCGCGGAAGCAACGCTgcaataa
- the LOC125957936 gene encoding NPC intracellular cholesterol transporter 1 homolog 1b, whose product MAQGTGTTIAQLLVMVAMVVLWDPGQAQDHHCVMYDVCRQGPIHSQNCPTTEPPKPLQDREAMEVLRRRCGFLFPTDDTPVCCAASQVYEMDKNFQQAEGLFSRCTTCLTNMLYSICSLACHPEQSRFMAAYPDPTDTYVERVEYRIERQYVEDTYESCRGIVLPSSGKYAMDVGCGFWEAAGCTAERWFEYMGAADNDFVPFEINYLYEEDPERRFNQAVKPCSEAYDGSYACSCVDCEASCPTTSGPPDGAADGEASFTVGDLNGVTFTVAVVVGGAGLVGLARSGAQSRPGHSEVPQFLGGLPAVNRALGAFFTRWGTFCARHPALVLAICSWVIGGLAFGIQYLIITTDPVELWAAPDSRSRQEKDYFDSRFSPFYRTEQIFIKPYKQEYIVHPTARGNLTFGPAYDREFLLEVFRLQETIEQLGQAEGEGLERICYAPMTPVGTVTPLRDCTVQSVYGYFKNSLTAFNSVGTDAEGYTVNYLDKINGCTRNAYLPSCFGTYGGPIEPGVALGGFPRPTEPGSSPDFRLATAVILTFLVENKADRGELGPAERWERLFVDFLRDYEHPLMDVAYSAERSIEDGIDEMSEAELYTVVISYVVMFVYITIALGRIRGFRHFLHGSRIVLALGGIVVVLASVACSLGLFGYLELATTMLTIEVIPFLVLAVGVDNVFMLVHAFNRVDRTVRPDTADAIGAALGQIGPSILLTSASECCCFAIGALSPMPAVNTFAWYATVALAADFLLQISAFVALMALDERRVERGRLDLLCCVRRSSKADAIEADGDSDGSGWLERLVERAYVPVLMRPTVRHLVLALFLVWGALSLMVVPSIEPGLDQELSMAADSHVVKYFRFMAELFWMGPPVYFVLQPGLNYTDEQHQNLVCGGILCNDDSLSTQLYLASLQPELTHIARPASSWLDDYIDWLSISSCCRYDPTDNSFCESSVFFCPSCPREYAENGIRPTVAQFERYLEWYLSDRPDENCAKAGRAAYSRALNYVHDRDGRLGVQDSYFMSYHTTAVTSRQFYTALEQARLISDRIQRMLDERGHSDVRVFPYSVFYVFYEQYLTIWADALQSLGLSLAAVFVVTFLVTGLDLLSALVVIVHVFLIVLNMLGLMWLWNITLNAISLVNLVMSVGIGVEFISHIVRTYRQTSGTRTERSSIAMIRTGSSVFSGITLTKFAGIIVLAFAKSQIFQIFYFRMYLCIVLVGAAHGLILLPVVLSYIGPPPPLAQAPAQATTTTFGAPKLPKKQAPEVDNYSEEAATTTTITPTTTTVLDYKQEEGEQQQQQQQQQ is encoded by the exons ATGGCGCAGGGAACGGGCACGACGATCGCACAGTTACtagtgatggtggcgatggtcgtATTGTGGGACCCAGGGCAGGCGCAGGACCATCACTGCGTCATGTACGATGTCTGCCGGCAGGGCCCGATCCACAGTCAGAACTGCCCGACGAcggaaccaccgaaaccgctGCAGGACCGGGAAGCGATGGAGGTGTTGCGGCGTCGGTGCGGGTTCCTGTTCCCCACCGACGATACGCCCGTCTGCTGTGCCGCGTCGCAGGTGTACGAGATGGACAAGAACTTCCAGCAGGCCGAAGGGCTGTTTAGCCGCTGCACCACCTGCCTCACCAACATGCTGTACAGCATCTGCAGCCTGGCCTGCCACCCGGAGCAGAGCCGCTTCATGGCCGCGTACCCGGATCCGACCGATACGTACGTCGAGCGCGTCGAGTACCGGATCGAGCGGCAGTACGTGGAGGATACGTACGAGTCGTGCCGTGGGATTGTGCTACCGTCGAGCGGCAAGTACGCGATGGACGTTGGGTGTGGGTTCTGGGAGGCGGCCGGCTGTACGGCCGAACGCTGGTTCGAGTATATGGGTGCGGCCGACAATGACTTCGTGCCGTTCGAGATCAACTACCTGTACGAGGAGGACCCGGAGCGACGCTTTAACCAGGCGGTCAAACCGTGTAGCGAAGCGTACGACGGTTCGTACGCTTGCTCGTGCGTCGACTGTGAGGCGAGCTGCCCGACCACCAGCGGACCACCGGACGGTGCTGCCGATGGCGAGGCCAGCTTCACCGTCGGTGATCTGAATGGTGTCACGTTTACCGtggccgttgtcgtcggtggtgcAGGGCTTGTTGGGCTTGCC CGTAGTGGCGCACagtcccggcccggccattCCGAAGTGCCACAGTTTCTCGGTGGTCTACCGGCCGTTAATCGGGCACTGGGGGCATTCTTCACACGCTGGGGTACCT TCTGTGCCCGGCATCCGGCGCTCGTGCTCGCGATCTGCTCGTGGGTCATCGGTGGCCTGGCGTTCGGTATCCAGtatctcatcatcaccacggaTCCGGTGGAGCTGTGGGCCGCCCCGGACAGCCGGTCACGCCAGGAGAAGGACTACTTCGATTCCCGCTTCTCGCCCTTCTACCGCACCGAACAGATCTTCATCAAGCCGTACAAACAGGAATAC ATTGTGCATCCGACTGCCCGCGGTAACCTGACGTTCGGGCCCGCCTACGATCGGGAGTTTCTGCTCGAGGTGTTCCGGCTGCAGGaaacgatcgagcagctgGGTCAGGCGGAGGGCGAAGGGTTGGAGCGGATCTGCTACGCACCGATGACACCGGTCGGCACGGTAACACCCCTGCGCGACTGCACCGTCCAGAGTGTCTACGGTTACTTCAAAAACAGTCTCACCGCCTTCAACTCAGTCGGCACGGATGCCGAAGGTTACACCGTCAACTATCTGGACAAAATCAATGGCTGCACGCGGAACGCTTACCTACCGTCCTGCTTCGGTACGTACGGTGGCCCGATCGAGCCCGGTGTCGCCCTCGGTGGCTTTCCgcgaccaaccgaaccgggcaGCTCGCCCGATTTCCGCCTAGCGACCGCCGTCATCCTCACGTTTCTCGTCGAGAACAAGGCGGACCGCGGGGAGCTTGGACCGGCCGAACGGTGGGAGCGTCTGTTTGTGGACTTTCTGCGCGATTACGAGCACCCGCTGATGGATGTCGCGTACTCGGCCGAACGCTCGATCGAGGACGGTATCGATGAGATGTCGGAGGCGGAACTGTACACCGTCGTCATCAGCTACGTCGTGATGTTCGTCTACATTACGATCGCGCTCGGGCGGATCCGCGGTTTCCGGCACTTTCTGCACGGTTCCCGGATCGTACTGGCGCTCGGTGGTATCGTGGTCGTCCTCGCGTCGGTCGCCTGCAGCCTTGGGTTGTTCGGGTACCTGGAGCTCGCGACAACGATGCTAACGATCGAGGTCATTCCGTTTCTGGTGCTGGCCGTCGGTGTCGACAATGTGTTTATGTTGGTGCACGCGTTCAACCGGGTTGACCGGACGGTACGGCCGGATACGGCCGATGCGATCGGTGCGGCACTCGGCCAGATCGGACCCTCGATACTGCTGACGTCGGCCAGCGAGTGTTGCTGCTTTGCGATCGGTGCGCTGTCGCCGATGCCGGCCGTCAATACGTTCGCCTGGTACGCGACCGTCGCGCTCGCCGCCGACTTCTTGCTGCAGATCAGCGCATTCGTCGCGCTGATGGCCCTCGATGAGCGGCGCGTCGAGCGCGGTCGCCTCGATCTGCTCTGTTGCGTGCGACGGTCCAGTAAGGCGGACGCGATCGAGGCTGATGGCGACAGCGACGGCAGCGGTTGGCTCGAGCGGCTGGTCGAGCGCGCCTACGTACCGGTACTGATGCGCCCGACCGTCCGCCATCTCGTGCTCGCCCTCTTCCTCGTCTGGGGTGCACTGTCCCTCATGGTGGTACCAAGCATTGAGCCCGGCCTGGATCAGGAACTGTCGATGGCCGCCGATTCGCACGTCGTCAAGTACTTCCGCTTTATGGCGGAGCTGTTCTGGATGGGACCACCGGTTTACTTTGTGCTGCAGCCCGGTCTCAACTATACCgacgagcagcaccagaatCTGGTGTGCGGTGGTATCCTCTGCAACGATGATTCCCTCTCGACGCAGCTTTATCTCGCTTCGCTGCAACCGGAACt TACCCACATTGCACGGCCGGCCTCGTCCTGGCTCGACGACTACATCGACTGGCTGTCGATCAGCTCCTGCTGCCGCTACGATCCCACCGACAACTCGTTCTGCGAGAGCAGCG TGTTTTTCTGCCCGTCCTGTCCGCGCGAGTACGCGGAGAACGGCATTCGGCCGACGGTCGCCCAGTTCGAGCGCTACCTCGAGTGGTACCTGTCCGACCGGCCGGACGAGAACTGCGCTAAGGCGGGCCGGGCGGCGTACTCGCGCGCCCTCAACTACGTGCACGATCGGGATGGGCGGCTGGGCGTGCAGGATTCCTACTTCATGTCGTACCACACGACCGCCGTCACGTCGCGCCAGTTCTATACCGCGCTCGAGCAGGCCCGCCTCATTAGCGACCGGATCCAGCGGATGCTGGACGAGCGCGGTCACTCGGACGTGCGCGTCTTCCCGTACAGTGTGTTCTACGTGTTCTACGAGCAGTACCTGACGATCTGGGCGGACGCACTGCAATCGCTCGGCCTATCGCTGGccgccgtcttcgtcgtgACGTTCCTGGTGACCGGACTCGATCTGCTGTCCGCCCTAGTCGTCATCGTGCACGTCTTCCTGATCGTGCTGAACATGCTCGGGCTGATGTGGCTCTGGAACATCACGCTCAACGCGATCTCGCTCGTCAACCTGGTGATG AGTGTCGGCATCGGGGTCGAGTTTATCTCGCACATTGTGCGCACGTACCGGCAGACGAGCGGTACCCGCACCGAACGTTCCTCGATCGCCATGATCCGAACCGGCAGCTCCGTCTTCTCGGGCATCACGCTGACCAAGTTCGCCGGTATCATTGTGCTCGCGTTCGCCAAATCGCAGATCTTCCAGATCTTCTACTTCCGCATGTACCTGTGCATCGTGCTGGTTGGGGCCGCCCACGGTCTCATCCTGCTGCCCGTCGTCCTCTCCTACatcggtccaccaccaccactagcacaagcaccagcacagGCCACGACTACGACGTTTGGTGCACCGAAGTTACCGAAGAAGCAAGCACCGGAGGTCGACAACTATTCGGAGGAAGcagcgacgaccaccaccatcacaccgacgacgactactgTGCTCGATTACAAACAAGAGGAgggcgagcaacagcagcagcagcagcagcagcagtag
- the LOC125958011 gene encoding uncharacterized protein LOC125958011, whose protein sequence is MALLKGGGGTGGGGGPEDGRGEVRPPVTVSYAFEKELINRQNRHIRLYDSFLPSLKRVPIAIKFWSKYDSTAAGRASGLPNFDRYCALVEKQIAEGPRDRYPEPITESQCYGWHQEGGPSSYRRYDGERDRHLHHHPKKRSQITLVGEKINADRITQRPRFTGVPFKLTS, encoded by the exons ATGGCGCTGctaaagggtggtggtggtactggcggtggtggaggtccgGAGGATGGTCGGGGGGAGGTGCGACCACCGGTCACCGTTTCGTACGCGTTCGAGAAGGAGCTGATCAACCGGCAAAACCGGCACATCCGGCTGTACGATAGCTTCCTGCCGAGCCTGAAGCGTGTTCCGATCGCGATCAAGTTCTGGTCCAAGTACGACTCGACGGCGGCCGGCCGGGCAAGCGGGCTACCGAACTTCGATCGCTACTGCGCGCTGGTGGAGAAGCAGATCGCCGAAGGACCACGGGATCGCTACCCGGAGCCCATCACCGAGAGCCAATg CTACGGTTGGCACCAGGAGGGAGGACCATCATCGTACCGGCGTTACGACGGTGAGCGCGATCGGCACCTGCACCATCACCCGAAGAAGCGCTCCCAGATTACGCTCGTCGGCGAGAAGATCAACGCGGACCGCATCACCCAGCGACCGCGCTTCACCGGCGTCCCCTTCAAGCTCACCTCCTGA